A single Limanda limanda chromosome 19, fLimLim1.1, whole genome shotgun sequence DNA region contains:
- the mllt11 gene encoding protein AF1q — translation MKKSSSQYESFLFWRQPIPALDLSQLEDPGVTDGQSTNGRTGKDKPSKLRRQEEETKLQEFSSFNYWRSPVAEVDALLADLNLLL, via the exons ATGAAGAAGTCAAGCAGCCAATACGAGTCCTTCCTCTTCTGGAGGCAGCCAATCCCAGCCCTCGATCTGTCCCAGCTGGAGGATCCAGGTGTGACTGACGGCCAGTCGACCAATGGCAGGACAGGAAAAGACAAGCCGTCCAAACTGAGgcgtcaggaggaggag acCAAGCTGCAGGAGTTTTCCTCCTTTAACTACTGGAGATCTCCGGTCGCTGAGGTGGACGCTCTGCTCGCCGAcctcaacctgctgctgtga
- the cdc42se1 gene encoding CDC42 small effector protein 1, protein MSDFWHKMGCCVVAKPTPKKKRRKIDRTMIGEPTNFIHLTHIGSGEMAEGLQPSGSVQEQMRSKGRNMNSRNSLL, encoded by the exons ATGAGCGACTTCTGGCATAAGATGGGCTGCTGTGTGGTGGCTAAACCAACacct aagaagaagaggaggaagatcgATCGCACAATGATCGGAGAACCGACAAACTTCATCCACCTCACACACATCGGATCTGGAGAGATGGCAGAGGGTCTGCAGCcg tCAGGGTCGGTTCAGGAGCAGATGAGGTCCAAAGGCCGGAACATGAACAGCAGGAACAGCCTGTTATAg